Genomic DNA from uncultured Desulfuromusa sp.:
TGTCGGCTTGATCAAGGAATCAAGCCGCTCCTCAGCAGGCCATCAAACATAAACTGAATGGCCAGTGCAGACAACACCACTCCAAAGACCCGGCTGACAACCTGCATACCGGTTACACCGAAAAAATTCTGGACTTTGGTGGCAATCAGCAACAGGGCCAGAGTTAACAGCAACACCCCCAGCATGGTCAGAATAACGGCTGCTTCCTGTAGAATCTGACCTTTGACATTGGCCATCAGCAGCACCGCGGCACCCATGGCCCCGGGCCCGGCAATTAGCGGGGTCGCCAGTGGAACGATGGAAATATCCTGCTTTTCGGCCGCTTCGTTGGTTTCAATATCAGTGGTTGAAATGCCTCCGGAATGGCGGGCAAAGACCATGTCGATGCCGATCAACAGTAGCAAAATTCCACCTGAAACTTTTAATGCAGCCAGGGAAATTCCCAGGCTGCGCAGCAGTGCATCCCCCGTGAAAGCAAAGACTAACAGAATCCCGCTTGACACCAGAATGCCCCGTACCGCCATGAGACGACGAAATTCGGGTGCGGCTTTCGGGGTCATGGCGGCAAACATCACTGCCACATCAATCGGCCCTATGGTGGCAAAAAATGTTGTAAAAGCGACGATTGCGGTTTCATACATCGGTATTGGCTTCTCGGGTTGCGGTAAAATAAGATTCAAGAACAGATAATGGGGGATAATCCTGAGAAAATCAAATATTCGATAGGGTGCAGGACAAAAACAGACCGCTGCAGGACGAAAAAGCCGTTTCCATGAATTGTCGGCAGGCGGTTGCAGCCTTGTTAAAACTTGACAAACACGCAATTTCAGGCTTGAATGAAACTTCATTTCACTTAGGGGGAAGAGTGGAAAGACAAACTCACAGGTCAAATTTGAAAGTCGCCGAACCAGATATGAATCTGGTTGGCGGCTTTTTTTGTTTGAGTGCTGAATGTTAGTGAGGGGGACATTAATGCCTTTCTGACAGATATTAGTGGTCAAGGCGGCAAGGGTGTGAGCAGCCATCTTGGATGGTCTGTAAGTTGGGGATAGACAGTTCTACCTATATTTGTCTGTAACCTTATGTAAAATTGAAATGTTCAATTGAATCAGTTACTTGTAGTAGACTAGTGGTTTTTTACAATAAATTTATACAGACAAATCTTGTCTTTGTTTTCAGTTTTATACAGACCTGTCCATTTATAGTTATGCAATCAAAATAATTGAGGACACAATTTGTACAACTTACTTGTGAAGTCTAGCGGATGGAGTGACTCAAGAGATGATATGGATTCGTCTCGAGTTTTTGAGTATACGGAATCCTACTTGAGTGAGCAGTTTAGCTCGGGTGGCGATATTGATCTTGAAAAGCTTTCGAAGCTTCCTTGCTTGTTTATGCAGGAAACTTGGCACGATGGTTCCCAGCAAAATGCCCGAGTCGGATCAATCATTAGCGCTGTTAAAGCAGGCAGTTCAACAAAGATTGAGTATGCTTATGATAATTCCATACCACCCTTGTCTAATGAGCAAATAAAAGTAGTACAAAGCGAGTTCGGGATTGCTGATTTTGAATTTTCTAGAACTCACTGGGCGGTAAAAGATGTTGATTTATTCAAGGTTTTACTTCGTTATCTTAAACCCCGAAGGCAGCTACCTACAGTTTTTAATATCTCTGAGGTTGAGCAAATAGAGCCAACTTTAATATCCGTAATGATGCCTTTCGATCTGACATTTTCAGGTGTTTATGAAAAGCTAAAAGAAATAACGGCAAGCTTGAAGTTACATTGTCGACGAGCAGATGATATTTGGGAAAATCCGGCAATTATTCAAGATGTAGTCTCTCTTATTGATCATTCTAGAGTTGTAATCTGTGACTGCACTGGTAGAAATCCAAATGTTTTTTACGAAGCTGGCATAGCTCATACTCTAGGGCGAGAAGTTATTCTCATAACTCAAAGTGAACATGATATCCCATTCGATTTGAGGCATTTACGTTACGTAAAATATCTTAATAATAGTGAAGGGCTGATGGCGCTTGGTAACACTGTCTCGTCAAGACTGGAAACAATAATCAATGCATAACAATGCCATTAAATTCGCTCCCTTCGGTCGCCGGACGCTCGCGAGCTCGCGCCGTTTATGGCGGCGTTCGGCGTCACAGGTTCGAAATGCCAAATTATAAACGTTCTGCGGTCACTGCGAAGGAAGGTGTAAATTTCGTCCGGAGCGTTGTTGAGGCCTGCAGTTGTCTTTTTATCAAGATCGAACAAGAGAACGATATTGGTATCGACGCTCTCATCGAATTCATGGAGAACGAGCGGCCTCTAAATAAGCAGATCGCCGTTCAGATTAAGTCGGGTGCCTCTTACTACACGCCGGAGTCAGGCGACTGCGCATTTCCCATCGGAAGCCATCGTGAGTACTGGGCCCAACATCCTCTGCCTGTCTTTGGCCTTATCTACGTTCCTTCGCTGGGCCGTGCGCATTGGGTGGATCTAAAACGCTACCTAAAGGAAAACCCTTGCGCTTCCACCGTACGCTTTGCTGCGACAGATGCTAATCGTTTTGACCGGGCGACATTCACGGCTCTCTTCATGCGGGCCGTTCTTGGTCAAACGCCTGTTCTCGGTCTGGAGGAGGCACTTCGGCTGGCGCGTTCGAACAAAGCTGATGAAATTTTCCTTGGCCTGCTAGTCCTGTTCCGTCGCTATCCAAACAATCTCTCAGGGTGGGGCGAGCTTGTTCGTACATTTTCCGAACGGCCAATATCACAGATTCCGCCAGTGCTTATTTACTGGTTAGCCCATATCCCATGGCATGGTGACATTTGGGGGGGTGGCGAGCCCATAGCGCCTGCAACACGGGACCACGTTCGAGAGATTTTTTCTCAATTCACGGCCAACCATGTGATCAAGCTTCTTGCCTTCATCGACCCTGAGGCACAGATAGGCCGTGGTACACTTGGACAGTCTGTAGAAGCAATTATTTCGTCATTACCTAGAGCTGTGCCTATGTTGCGGCAGATTGTTGGATCGGTGCAAGTTGATATGCAGCTCCGGGAGTACGCAGCACTGATACTCGCAATGAACGAGGGAACAGGGGCCCTTCCCGCACTAGTCGCACTTGAAAGTGAGGGTTCCTGGTATGCGGGGGAGATCGCCAAGCACATCAAAGAGTACGGCGATGTGGATCCGTATGCGTAATCTACCGTCGAACCCTTATCAGGCCCCAGAATTGGGGGACATAATACCTATTTAGAAATCTTGCAAGTGAAAAAAGAAACCGTTAACCTGTTCATTACATACCAATAACATGAAATGATGCTGATCCGGAGGGGATTGATGTCACGTTTTGTACGTCTGGTTGTTCCAACTTATCCACATCACATGGTCCAGCGTGGTGTCCGTTCCATGGCCATCTTTTCTGATGATCAAGATCGACTTCCTTATCCGGAGAAGTTAACCGGTCGGGACTTGATGTTGAAAACAGAGGGGAGGCCACGAGTTGACAGGAAATAGGTATTATGTCCCCTGAATATTCCGGTATTATGTCCCCTGAATATTCCGGTATTATGTCCCCTGAATATTCCGGTATTATGTCCCCTGAATATTCCGGTATTATGTCCCCCGAATATTCCAAGCCGTTATATTTCTAAGCTGACTTTGCCTTAAAGGGTTCATATTGAAAAGTACACTGATTGACAGACTGGTTGAACAAAACAAAGAAAAACCTTTAATACTGGGGCATAGAGGTCTTAGAAAAGAGAGTGTCCCTGAGAATACAATAATAGCCTTTGAAGAGGCGTTAGAACGTGGAGCTTCGGGTATCGAAATTGATGTAGAATCAACATTGGATGAAAAGCTCGTAGTTGTAAACCGTTGGTATTTGAAATCGCAATTCGGAATTTTCCCTTGGGAAAAATCGCTTAAAACTATCCAAGATATGTCAAAAAAAAAATGGCTATGAAGTTCCCACTTTTTCCGAATGTTGTGAATTTATAAAAAGAAATGAAAACGTAATATTTAACGTCGAGATTAAATCGAGTGATTTTTGCATCTGTCGTACAGCACGAAAAGCTGTAAACATAATACGTCATTATGGCATAGATGATCAGGTCATAATTTCTTCCTTTGATATAAACACCCTTCTGACTACACGCTTTTTTCATCGCACCATTGAGACAGCATACCTTTTTCGAAGTGTAGATCGTGTCGTTAACCTCGAAGACAGGAAAAAATGGAGTTATAAGGCCAACTCATGGGTAAATCGAACAGGCATCAAAGGATTTCTTATCGGGGTAGATACTCTTCACCCAGAGATTTCTCTTTTTCCAGATAATTCATCAGAACGAGAAAAATTGTGGATGAAGGTAGCACGGTGGAAAGGTAAACGCGTCAATACATGGACTGTGGATACGGAAAAAGAGCTATCAAAAGCAATGCTGGCCGGTGTAAGGATTATAATTTCTGATAGTGTAAAAACAGGTAGTTGAATTTATTGTCCAATTTATAGTGAAAAAATATAACCTTGCTGTTGCAGTGGACGGTTCGTAACTCGCCGCCCCTGAACAGCCCGTTAGCCGTATCGTCACATCGCGCATGAAGAGTTTGGAGAAAAGTAATGCAAAAAACGAACATAGAGCAATTCAGGGTTAAAGGACCTAATGTCCGTACAACCAACAAAGCGGAGATGGGTTCAACCGGAAAGATCCCGGGCCTGTGGGGGCAGTTTTATAAATCACACGGCAATCAAACCACGCCAATTTATGGGGTGTATTCGGACTATGAATCTGACGCAAACGGCGAATTCACGGTTACAGCTGGAACGAAAGCTACCAATTCACAGGAAGAGAATGTTTTTATTAAGTCTGGAACATATCTGATATTTCCGGCCAATGGCGTGATGCCCGCAGCAATCATTGACGCTTGGAAAGCCGTCTGGGAGCATTTTTCGAATACACAGCCCTATGTGCGAGCATATGAAACAGACTTTGAGGAATACAGCGGACCTGAATCAGCGGCTATTTACATTGGTATTAAAGAACACAGCTAACACTTATCAGGCCCCTGGCCGTCAAGAGTAAATATAACCATTAACGCAAAAGATTCACCTTTTCGTTCTTTGACAGGCGATTGATCAACCAAGAAACTCCGGGTTCTGTCTTCGCAGAATCGGGAGCCATAATACCTCTTTAGAAATCTTGAAAGTGAAAAAAGAAACCGTTAACCTGCCCATCACATACCAATAGCATGAAATGATGCTGATCCGGAGGGGATTGATGTCACGTTTTGTACGTCTGGTTGCTCCAACCTATCCACATCACATGGTCCAGCGTGGTATCCGTTCCATGGACATCTTTTCTGATGATCAAGATAGACTTACTTCAACTGGAGAAGTTAACCGGTCGGGAGCTGATGTTGAAAACAGCGGGGAGGCCATGAGTTGACAGGAAATAGGTATTATGTCCCCTGAATATTACTGAATATTTTTTCGTCCAACGGTATGAGACAAGAGGAATCATGATGAATGATGAAATTAAATCGATTCACGAATTTGATCTGGAATTAATATGTCAATATTATTCAACCTTGGAACGACAGGGTCCAGGCAGTCCAGAAATAACAATTAAAGCTTTGAGTTTTATCGATAATCTAAACGACACATCTCTTATTGCTGACATCGGTTGCGGATCCGGTGGACAGACAATGGTATTAGCTCAGAATGCTCAAGGGAAAATAATAGGACTCGACCTTTTTCCTGTTTTTATCGATCAGTTCAATACAAATGTTGAGAAACTGAACCTACAAGGTAAAGTGAAAGGTATTACTGGCTCAATGGATGCTCTTCCTTTTCACGAAGAAGAGTTGGATCTGATATGGTCAGAAGGAGCCATTTACAATATTGGATTTGAACGAGGACTAAAAGAATGGCGCAAATTCCTTAAAGCAGGTGGCTACATTGCTGTCTCAGAAGTTTCCTGGTTTACAGAAGAACGACCTTCTGAAATAGAAGAATTTTGGGAGGATGCTTATCCTGAAATTGACACAATTCCCAATAAAGTCAAGCAAATGCAAAAAGCCGGTTATGTTCCGATTGCCACGTTTATTCTCCCGGAAAACTGTTGGACAGAACATTTCTATGAACCACAAGTAAATGCAGAAAAAAATTTTCTGGAAAAAAATGCAGGCAATAAAACTGCTGTAGAATTTATAGAAAATCAACGGCACGAAACCGAGTTATACTATAAGTACAAAGAATATTATGGCTATGTTTTCTATATAGGCAAAAAAACAAAAAAATTATAACAAATCATTGAACCGGATTTTAATCCGCTACGCTTCTTAAAAACCAGTAAGTTCAGTCGTTGTGCGCCATACAAAGAGAAAACATAAAAAAAGGGGACAGATTTATTTCTTGACCTAAAAATAAATCAGTCCCCTTTATTTGCAAAAACTAATTATGCGATTTTATATCTGTCGCTTCCGAGTGTCAAACCATTATTTAATAATCTACCTGAATTTACCGTTGTTACTTTTTTGGATGACTTTTCTGTATCGCGAAAGAAAAGTGGTGCATGCGTAAACAGGTGGACATGCCAAAAGTAGAGATTTTTGGCACAAATACATCAGGAGGCGCTGATGAAAAAGACAGGTTTGACCGAGAACCAAATCATGAGGCATATCGAATTGAGAGGACAAGGGCGGCGAAGCAAGGTCGGAAAATAAACATGTTCCTTTTTCTACTCTGAACCCATGGCTGAGTTCAGAGGGGATGAACACTAAAGTGTTGGCTCGATGCGGTTTTCAATCGCTTTCCAGATCAATAAGACCAACAGAGATGTCACCAGGGTCAGCAGGGCATAAACCAGTACCGGGTGAGTCCAGCGATAAGTCACGAAGGCCATACACAGGGCTCCGGAAATAAACTGATAAAAGATCAGAAAAGATGAGGCTGAACCGACATCAGTTTTTACCAGTCCCAGAATCAGCGCTCCGCTGATAGGGCGGCTGCAGCCGATACTGAATGAAAACAGCGCCATAAACAGAAGGAAAAACAGATAATGCTGGGTCGCCAGCAGCAACCCTGTCGCAGCTAGAATACAGCCACATATTGTCAGGGTAATCGCTTTTTTGTCTCCAAAGCGGGTGGCGATTTTTGTGGCCATGTAGGCACCGCCCATGGAACTGAGGGCATTGAGACCGAAAAACAGGCTGAACATTTTTTCCGAAAGTCCGAATAAGGAAATATAGTAGATGGGTGAAAAAGCGATAAAACCGTAAAACGGCAAACTCAAAAGTCCCATCCCCAAGCTGGCAAAGATAAATTCCCGATTCCTGAAATGAACACGGTAGCGGGTCACCAGATGCAGCAATGGAGTTGTCAGTTTTTCTTGAATTGTCTCGGTAAAACTTAAAGCAATCAACAGCGTAAAGAGAACCATGCTCCCCTGCAGCAGGAAAATGAAACGCCAGCTGAACCATTCTAAAAGCAGAGCGCCGATCAACGGAGCGACCATGGGTGCAATGGCAACAATGGTCATCACATAAGCAATCGCTTGTTGTCGTTCATTCCCGGAAAAGCGGTCACGGATAATCGCCATAACTATAGCTGATGGTGCGGCAGCTCCCGCTCCCTGGAAAATTCGGAACAGAATCAATTGAGTGATATTTTGTGAAATGGCACAGAGAAAAGAAGAGCAGACAAAAATTATTAATCCGACAATCAGAATCGATTTGCGGCCATATTTGTCGGATAAGGAACCAGCGATAAGGATGGAAAAACTAAAAGCAGCAAACCATAATACCAGGGTCAGATTCGCTAAATCTTTTCCCACATTCCATGTGGCTGCAATCTGTGGAATGGCAGCCAGATACATGTCCGTTGAAAGTGGCGGCGTTGCTGCCAGCATTGCCAGAAAAATCACATAGAGGGCTTTATGTTTTTCAATATTTAATTTCATATGTCGGGTTTACCACCAGATGGAATGAATGGAGTGCAAATTTCATTTTTAACAACATGCTCTTGACAGGGGTGACTTTATAGTCATAAGGTGACCGTGTAGTCAATTGTTAATTCCAAAGAAAAAATAAAGCTGATCGATGACCGATCAGCTTTGCTATGTGAGGATTTATTCCGCTACTGGTTTTTGCTTCTCCAGTCAATACAAACAAAAACAAATCAAGAAAATCAAGGGGAAAAATGAAAACAACCGGCCGCAAAAAAATGCTTCTTGATCAGTTGTTGCGAGATGAAATTGTTGGCGTTGTGCTGAATCTGATCAAACAGGATCAACCGGTTACTATGGATGAAGTTGCCAGAATTTGCGGGGTTGCAAAGGGGACGCTGTATAACTATTTTCAAAATAAAGATGATTTGATGAATCATGTCCATCGGGTTGTTCTAGAGCCGCTTCTGGAGTCGAATGAAAGGACCCTCGGGGGAGAGGGAAGCCCGTTGAAACGTCTCAATGATTTTATCGATAGCGCCTACCGCGTTCACGATGATGTGTGTGTCTATTTCCAGTTTGTCAGACGGAAACAGTCAGCGGAAGTTGTTCTTCAGGAGCGAATAGAACTTATCCTCCTTCCTTTGGCGAATCTTTGTCAGGAAGGAATAGCGGCTGGAGAGTTTGTCGCATGTGATCCTTTCATCATGGCAGAAACGCTTTTCGGGACCATCCTCGGGCCGTTAACTTCTTTGCCGTATCGTCCGGATGCTGATTACGATTTGCAACGCATGAAAGAAGATGTGAAGACTTTGATCAAAAGAATTGTCATTTTAAAACCGCAGGAGAATGTATGAAGAGGAAAATGTTGGCCGGGATTATCGTTCTGGCTTTGATTGGTACCGGTTATTATTTCACAACGGGAAAGACTGAAGCGACTCAAGCTCAAACTTCGGCACCACAACCACCACCGGTTGAAGTTACGGTTTTTACCATTGCACCTCAACAGACGATACTGACCCGTGATCTTTCCGGTCGGACGTCTTCTTACCAGGTGGCTGAAATACGTCCACAGGTGACCGGAATTATTGTTGATCGTCTTTTCACAGAGGGAAGCTTTGTCAAAGCGGGGCAACAACTTTATCAGATCGATTCAGCATCATATGAAGCCGTACATGCAAGTAATATTGCTTATTTACGTAAGGCGGAAGCCAATTTGAAAGCAGTCGAGCCCAAAGCGGAGCGTTACCGGAAACTGGTCGAAGTCGGTGGTGTCAGTCGCCAGAGCTACGATGATATCCTGGCGACTCTGGAGCAGGCCAGAGCTGATGTTGCTGTTGCCAAGGCGGCGGTGGTTTCGTCCCGGATTAACCTTGACTACACGAAAGTTTTTGCTCCTATCTCGGGGCGAATCGGCAAATCTGCCGTGACCAAGGGGGCGTTGGTGACTGCTAATCAGGCCGATGCTCTTGCGATTGTGCAGAACCTGAGCAGGGTTTATGTCGATGTCAATCAATCGAGTGCTGAACTGATGAAATTGCGCAAGCAGATGACTTCGGGGAACAACACCGGCAGCATCAAAGCAGAGTTGATCCTTAAGGGAGAAAAAGATCCTTATGAGCTGAAAGGGGAGGTTCAGTTTTCTGATATCAGCGTTGATGAGGGCACCGGCATGGTCCAATTGCGGATTCTCTTTCCTAATCCTGACGGCTATTTGCTTCCCGGTTTATTTGTAAAAGCACGGGTGCCTCAGGCTCAGCTGGAAAACGCCATTCTTGTGCCACAGCAGTCGGTGGTCAGAAGCGCTGGAGGTGCAACGATTGTCTGGGCTGTTGGTGATGATAATGTTGTCAATACTCGCCCGGTTGAGGTCTCAAGAGCGTTGGGTGACAAATGGTTGATCAGTTCCGGACTACAAGCGGGAGATAAAGTTATCGTTGCCGGTTTACAGAAAATCAAACCTGGAGCAAAAGTGACCCCGGTTGAAATTTCGACATCAGCCAGCGACAACAGGATAGAGTAATGCCAAGATTTTTTATTGAACGTCCCATCTTTGCATGGGTGATTGCCATCGTTATTATGTTGGGAGGAGTTTTTGCCATAGAAACTCTCCCTGTTGAACAATATCCAGACATCGCCCCTCCCAGTGTTACAATTAATGCCTCTTACCCTGGAGCATCGGCTGAGGTTCTGGAGAACAGCGTGACCCAGATCATTGAACAGAGTTTGACCGGAATCGATTTCTTGCGTTATTTCTCTTCTTCCAGTGACTCAAACGGTAACCTTTCTATTACGCTGACTTTTGAACCTGAAGCTAATCCTGATATTGCTCAGGTGCAAGTGCAGAATAAGGTTTCGGGTGTCACCAGTCTGTTACCTCAGACGGTGCAGCAGCTTGGGGTTAACGTCAAGAAATCCTCCTCCAGTTTTTTGATGGTTATCGGTGTCTATTCGACTGACCCTGATGTGACTGAACATGAAATCAGCGATTATTTGAAATCGCAAATGTCTGAGCCCATCAGCCGTGTTACCGGTGTCGGTGATGTTATGGTTTTTGGTGAGCAGCATTCAATGCGTATCTGGCTTAATCCGGAACAATTGCACAGCTATAGCCTGATGCCTGCAGATATAGAAGCTGCCGTGCAAGCCCAGAATGTTGAAGTGACCGCAGGACAGCTCGGTGGCGCACCGGCGGTTAAAGGACAGCAACTCAATGCTTCGATCAGGGCGATGTCCAAACTGGAAACGATTGAGGATTTTGAAAATATTCTCATCAAGGTGAATGAAGATGGATCGCAGGTGCGGTTGCGTGATGTCGCCCGGCTTGAACTGGGATCTCAATCTTACAGTCGCATCGCTCGCTATAAAGGTTCTCCGGCTAGTGGTATGGGGG
This window encodes:
- a CDS encoding MarC family protein, whose amino-acid sequence is MYETAIVAFTTFFATIGPIDVAVMFAAMTPKAAPEFRRLMAVRGILVSSGILLVFAFTGDALLRSLGISLAALKVSGGILLLLIGIDMVFARHSGGISTTDIETNEAAEKQDISIVPLATPLIAGPGAMGAAVLLMANVKGQILQEAAVILTMLGVLLLTLALLLIATKVQNFFGVTGMQVVSRVFGVVLSALAIQFMFDGLLRSGLIP
- a CDS encoding DUF4365 domain-containing protein, which translates into the protein MPNYKRSAVTAKEGVNFVRSVVEACSCLFIKIEQENDIGIDALIEFMENERPLNKQIAVQIKSGASYYTPESGDCAFPIGSHREYWAQHPLPVFGLIYVPSLGRAHWVDLKRYLKENPCASTVRFAATDANRFDRATFTALFMRAVLGQTPVLGLEEALRLARSNKADEIFLGLLVLFRRYPNNLSGWGELVRTFSERPISQIPPVLIYWLAHIPWHGDIWGGGEPIAPATRDHVREIFSQFTANHVIKLLAFIDPEAQIGRGTLGQSVEAIISSLPRAVPMLRQIVGSVQVDMQLREYAALILAMNEGTGALPALVALESEGSWYAGEIAKHIKEYGDVDPYA
- a CDS encoding glycerophosphodiester phosphodiesterase, which gives rise to MKSTLIDRLVEQNKEKPLILGHRGLRKESVPENTIIAFEEALERGASGIEIDVESTLDEKLVVVNRWYLKSQFGIFPWEKSLKTIQDMSKKKWL
- a CDS encoding effector binding domain-containing protein; translated protein: MQKTNIEQFRVKGPNVRTTNKAEMGSTGKIPGLWGQFYKSHGNQTTPIYGVYSDYESDANGEFTVTAGTKATNSQEENVFIKSGTYLIFPANGVMPAAIIDAWKAVWEHFSNTQPYVRAYETDFEEYSGPESAAIYIGIKEHS
- a CDS encoding class I SAM-dependent methyltransferase — encoded protein: MMNDEIKSIHEFDLELICQYYSTLERQGPGSPEITIKALSFIDNLNDTSLIADIGCGSGGQTMVLAQNAQGKIIGLDLFPVFIDQFNTNVEKLNLQGKVKGITGSMDALPFHEEELDLIWSEGAIYNIGFERGLKEWRKFLKAGGYIAVSEVSWFTEERPSEIEEFWEDAYPEIDTIPNKVKQMQKAGYVPIATFILPENCWTEHFYEPQVNAEKNFLEKNAGNKTAVEFIENQRHETELYYKYKEYYGYVFYIGKKTKKL
- a CDS encoding multidrug effflux MFS transporter; its protein translation is MKLNIEKHKALYVIFLAMLAATPPLSTDMYLAAIPQIAATWNVGKDLANLTLVLWFAAFSFSILIAGSLSDKYGRKSILIVGLIIFVCSSFLCAISQNITQLILFRIFQGAGAAAPSAIVMAIIRDRFSGNERQQAIAYVMTIVAIAPMVAPLIGALLLEWFSWRFIFLLQGSMVLFTLLIALSFTETIQEKLTTPLLHLVTRYRVHFRNREFIFASLGMGLLSLPFYGFIAFSPIYYISLFGLSEKMFSLFFGLNALSSMGGAYMATKIATRFGDKKAITLTICGCILAATGLLLATQHYLFFLLFMALFSFSIGCSRPISGALILGLVKTDVGSASSFLIFYQFISGALCMAFVTYRWTHPVLVYALLTLVTSLLVLLIWKAIENRIEPTL
- a CDS encoding TetR/AcrR family transcriptional regulator, whose translation is MKTTGRKKMLLDQLLRDEIVGVVLNLIKQDQPVTMDEVARICGVAKGTLYNYFQNKDDLMNHVHRVVLEPLLESNERTLGGEGSPLKRLNDFIDSAYRVHDDVCVYFQFVRRKQSAEVVLQERIELILLPLANLCQEGIAAGEFVACDPFIMAETLFGTILGPLTSLPYRPDADYDLQRMKEDVKTLIKRIVILKPQENV
- a CDS encoding efflux RND transporter periplasmic adaptor subunit; protein product: MKRKMLAGIIVLALIGTGYYFTTGKTEATQAQTSAPQPPPVEVTVFTIAPQQTILTRDLSGRTSSYQVAEIRPQVTGIIVDRLFTEGSFVKAGQQLYQIDSASYEAVHASNIAYLRKAEANLKAVEPKAERYRKLVEVGGVSRQSYDDILATLEQARADVAVAKAAVVSSRINLDYTKVFAPISGRIGKSAVTKGALVTANQADALAIVQNLSRVYVDVNQSSAELMKLRKQMTSGNNTGSIKAELILKGEKDPYELKGEVQFSDISVDEGTGMVQLRILFPNPDGYLLPGLFVKARVPQAQLENAILVPQQSVVRSAGGATIVWAVGDDNVVNTRPVEVSRALGDKWLISSGLQAGDKVIVAGLQKIKPGAKVTPVEISTSASDNRIE